TGGCAATCAACTCTTCTGTGAAGCCGCCGCAATTAAAAACCACAAAGGGAGCTGAAAGTCTTGAACTGTTGAAATGGATGGCCTGGGCCACCAGCTCTTTACCGGTCCCGCTTTCCCCCTGGATCAGGACATTACAATCAATTTGAGAGACTTTGCCGATGGCCTGCAAAAGGTCTTTAATCCTGGAACTGATGCCCACAATCCCATCATATTGAATCTTTTGAAAGACTTCCTCCCGGAGCCGTTTATTTTCAGAAGATAATTTCAAATGTTCCATAGCCCGTTTGACAACGGCCCTGACCTGCTCGGGGGTAAAGGGCTTGGCCAGATAGTAAAAAGCCCCTTTTTTTACCGCCTCCACGGCCTGATCCAGGGTGGCATAACCGGTTATGAGGATGACTTCGGTGGACGGATAATCTTTTTTAATACGGTTCAGGATTTCCAGCCCGTTCAGATCCGGAAGACGGATATCGGAAAGAATGAGTTGAAAGGGTTTTTGGGCCATCCTGGCCAGGGCCGGCCGCCCTTCCCCAAAGGTCTCAACCTCATAAGGGCCTTTCCGGAATATTTGTTTGAGCCTTTGGCAGACCGTAGGCTCGTCATCGATAACTGCCAGGCGTAAGGGGTCCATCTTTAGATTCTCATTCCGCAGAAAAGAATTTTTGTAACAATTTAGCCCTATGAAAAACTTGACTTTAGCACACGTCATTCCGGTGAACCCCGGATCAGGTCCGGGGCAGGCACCGGAATCCAGACGTTATGCTGAGACGAAAAGAACCTGGATTCCGGTTTTCACCGGAATGACGGAGAGGTTATCGACGTTTTTTCAAACTTTTTTAATCGATAATTAAGGTTTCTTATATACCTATCTGTTGGACTTGACAACCCATATTCATGAAGATATAGTTCTACTGGATTCCGGTTTCGCCGGAATAACGGAAAAGGCCGGATTTAGACTTTTTACCGGCCCATCATAACTTCATGATTCGAAATTCGTTATTCGATATTCTATATTCGTCTTTTCATAGCCATTATTTAAAAATGCTTTCTTAAATAAGGCCGCCGCCCATGCCGGAATCGCACCCTTCAGGAAGTGCCCCACTTCCCACCCAGGACGAGAAGATCGTCGCCGAAAAACCCAGTCTGAGTATCCGGACCCGCATCACCACCGGGTTCCTGATCTGTTTTCTTATGGCCTTGGGGATCACCCTGGCCTCCCTGTATTTTATCTTCCGGTTGGAGGAGAAATTACATTTTTTGGATGTGGCCGATAATTTTACCTTTGAAATCCAGCAGGCCCGAAGATTTGAAAAAAATTTTTTCCTCTATGGAACTAATCTGGCTGAGGCCCAAAGCCATGTCCAGACCGCTTTGACTTTGCTCCAGACCAACACCCTTAAGCTCCAGGGGGTCGTGGGAAAGGAGCCTTTCCAAACGATGGTCGTCCACACTGAAACGTATAAGTCCCTTTTGGAAAATATTCAGATGCTGGTCGAAACCAAATCGGAGGCTATTGCTCCCCAGCGTAGAAAGTTGGAAGCCGATCTCCGCCTCCACGGGGCGGAGATGATCTCTTTGGCCTTTACGATTCTCCAGAAGGAACGTCAATCAGTGGAACAAATGCTGGGTTGGGCCAGGCGGGTTCCCCTCATTTTTTTAGGATTTCTCTTCGTCCTGATGATCTACCTGGCCCATCTCCTCTCCAGACAGATCCTGGGACCTTTAACCCAATTACTGGGATATACCCATCGCATAGCCAAAGGCGATTTTACCCCGGTAATCCCCACCAGACCCTACCGGGATGAATTTTCCGATCTTACTTTGGCCATGAATCGTATGCTGGAAGAACTGGACCGCCGCCATGACGTTTTGATCCTATCGCACAAACTCCGGGCCGTAGGGACTTTGACGGCCGGTATTGCCCACGAGTTGAATAATCCCATCAATAATATTACCCTGACCGCTCACGTCCTCAAGGAAGATTATAATGAATTGTCGGATGGAGAACGACTGGAGATGATCGAAGATCTGATCAGTCAGGCCGATCGATCCCAAAGCATCATTCGAAACCTGCTTGATTTTGCCCGGGAAGGGGAATCCAAAATAGAACCCCTGGAACTGGGACAACTGATCCAGGAGACGGTCCGCCTGGCCGGAAATCAAATCAAGCTTTCCGGTGCCCACCTGGATGTCAGTATCTTACCGAATCTTCCCCGGATTCATGGGGATCACCAGCAATTAAGCCAGGTATTTTTAAACATCCTCTTAAACGCCCTCGACATCATCCCCAAAGGCGGGCGGATCCAGATTTCCGTAGCCAACGAAGACCCTAATTTTTTAGCTGCCAAGATCACCGATAATGGGCCGGGGATTCCCGAACATATCCTGCCCAATATTTTTGACCCTTTTTTTACTACCAAAACTCAAGGGAAGGGCACGGGACTGGGACTATCCGTATCTCAAGGAATTGTGGCCCGTCATGGAGGGCAGATTCGCGTTTCCAGCAAAACCGGTGTGGGGACGACCTTTACCATTATTTTGCCTGTCACGACCATTCCGGCTCCGGAGTTATCTTCAAAACTATTTGAAGAATCCAACCTGCCTTCCTTAATATGAAAATACGGTTCAAGGTTCAGGGTTCAGGGTCCGGAAAAACCCATTTTCATGTTTTGTCGGCGCCCGCTTCATGCGGGCATGAAGGCTTAGTTCGAAAATAACTTCCAGGGATCTGGGGTCAGTTGAAGAGCAAGTTACAAGTTTCAGGTTGCAAGTGTAAAAACCTTGAACCTTAAACCCTGTACCCTGTACCATGCCCATAGGAACAGTGTCTCCTGTATGTTACAAACCAGAAAGTATTCTGGATCACCACATTATAATGGATTAAATTTGTTATATTTTATTAATTGAAACTTTTTTGGTTTAAATGTATCGGATTGTTAAAATTTAGGCGATTATGGCTTGACTTTGTTGTTTCATTCTGTTACAAACCGCCCTTAATAGAGCGTTCAGCTAATCCATTTAGTATAAAAAACTATCCAGAAAGGAGAAGAGCATGGATATTTACTTGCCCATAGCCAGTATGAGCATCAATATCTTTCTGCTCATAGGTTTGGGTGGCTTGGTGGGGTTTTTATCCGGATTGTTCGGGGTGGGCGGAGGGTTTTTGCTGACGCCCCTTTTGATCTTTTCCGGCATTCCCCCTACCGTTGCCGCTGCCAGCGATTCCAACCAAATTGTCGCCGCCGCCTCTTCCGGTGCCTATGCCCATAGTCGAATGGGTAATGTGGATCTGAAAATGGGCATCATCATCCTTTTAGGAGGCATTGTCGGTGGTTCCATCGGGGTCCAGATTATCAAGGTCCTGAGGGTCATGGGGAATGTGTACTTTGTCATTAAACTGATATATGTCATCATGCTCGGTACCATCGGGTCCTTTATGTTTTTTGAAAGTCTCAATGCCTTGAAACGAAGCAAGGCCCAGGGAGGAGAAGAGGCCCATCCCCATGAACCGAGGGAATCGGCGGTCCGGAAAATGGCGGCCAAACTCCCTTTGCAGATGCGGTTTG
This is a stretch of genomic DNA from Deltaproteobacteria bacterium. It encodes these proteins:
- a CDS encoding HAMP domain-containing protein, whose amino-acid sequence is MPESHPSGSAPLPTQDEKIVAEKPSLSIRTRITTGFLICFLMALGITLASLYFIFRLEEKLHFLDVADNFTFEIQQARRFEKNFFLYGTNLAEAQSHVQTALTLLQTNTLKLQGVVGKEPFQTMVVHTETYKSLLENIQMLVETKSEAIAPQRRKLEADLRLHGAEMISLAFTILQKERQSVEQMLGWARRVPLIFLGFLFVLMIYLAHLLSRQILGPLTQLLGYTHRIAKGDFTPVIPTRPYRDEFSDLTLAMNRMLEELDRRHDVLILSHKLRAVGTLTAGIAHELNNPINNITLTAHVLKEDYNELSDGERLEMIEDLISQADRSQSIIRNLLDFAREGESKIEPLELGQLIQETVRLAGNQIKLSGAHLDVSILPNLPRIHGDHQQLSQVFLNILLNALDIIPKGGRIQISVANEDPNFLAAKITDNGPGIPEHILPNIFDPFFTTKTQGKGTGLGLSVSQGIVARHGGQIRVSSKTGVGTTFTIILPVTTIPAPELSSKLFEESNLPSLI
- a CDS encoding sulfite exporter TauE/SafE family protein, whose protein sequence is MDIYLPIASMSINIFLLIGLGGLVGFLSGLFGVGGGFLLTPLLIFSGIPPTVAAASDSNQIVAAASSGAYAHSRMGNVDLKMGIIILLGGIVGGSIGVQIIKVLRVMGNVYFVIKLIYVIMLGTIGSFMFFESLNALKRSKAQGGEEAHPHEPRESAVRKMAAKLPLQMRFEKSRMTTSAIFPFVLGTLVGILAAIMGVGGGFIMVPAMIYILGMPTIVAIGTDLFQIVLTCINVTVQQAIRNHTVDLVLVILLFIGSTIGAQIGARVSKHLRGEQLRILLAVIVLIVMVKMLVDLLVTPDNLISLARGGGGH